A stretch of the Melitaea cinxia chromosome 14, ilMelCinx1.1, whole genome shotgun sequence genome encodes the following:
- the LOC123659856 gene encoding uncharacterized protein LOC123659856, giving the protein MPPCDVSSGNIMTVWNNLYVRENERSLRDISLPKFHVGDYVRITKYKHIFQKGYESNWSDEIFIVSTVIPRSPWVVYTLKDLQNEVIEGTFYERELQKVTPPNPTSDYKIDKIITSRYSGSRRQVLVKWKGYPDKFNSWVLASHLKQI; this is encoded by the coding sequence ATGCCTCCATGTGACGTAAGTTCTGGTAACATTATGACTGTTTGGAATAATTTGTATGTTCGAGAAAATGAAAGATCTCTACGAGATATCTCATTACCAAAGTTTCACGTCGGTGACTATGTTAGAAtcacaaaatacaaacatatattcCAGAAGGGATACGAATCTAACTGGAGtgatgaaatttttattgtttcaactGTAATCCCTAGATCACCTTGGGTTGTGTACACCTTAAAAGATTTACAAAACGAAGTTATAGAAGGTACTTTTTATGAAAGAGAATTACAAAAAGTTACTCCACCTAACCCCACTTCAGACtacaaaatagataaaataataacgtCTCGATATTCTGGTAGCAGAAGGCAAGTGCTTGTCAAGTGGAAAGGTTATCCTGATAAATTTAATAGTTGGGTTTTGGCATCACATTTAAAACAGATATAA